GTATTATTTCCTTTGctcttgttttaattaaacatcaAGGCTTTTTTTGTTTGATTAAAAATAATTCAGGGTTCATTTTTCATTGAAGATACAAAATATTTTATCCCTCAGTGGTTGGTAAGTGCAGGTTCTTCTCCTCTCTTgactgctatttaaaaaaaaagatgaaataagCGTAGTGAATGCTACGCAAACTGTTACTTTAGATAAAGatccggggggtgggggtgtgactTCAGGTGGCTTCTCTCTCCGCTGGCCCTGGGATGACGGAGGTGGTGGCTGGAACTCCAGATAATCCCAGCTGCACCCAGCTTTGCAGGGAGCCCAAGATCCTCTGCTGAGTGTTCTTCAATGTCTAAGCAGGGAGATGCTCTGCTGGCCTACCTGATCACTTCATGCACCGCAGTTCCCTCCTTCAACCAATCCGGGAAGAAGCAGAGGGACTGCCTGGCCAATCAGCTCTTAGCATTGGGTCTCACGCCCAAAATGGCACTGAGAAAAGGAGCTGTCAGCACTGGACCAATCAGGGAGCAGGGAAAGCTCTCGGGGACCTGACTGGAATGGGACTGTGTGCCAGACCCCTTGCTGGGATCTCATTACAGAGGAAAGTGCCAAGCCTGGAGGGGCGGGCTGAGCTCAGGCCTCAGCTGCCTTTGCCACACAACTCTCCTCAGCTCAACGACCGGCAAACCCAACTCAACTGCTTtgtttccagccctgctccctcagcTGGAAGAGCACGCCGGCACTGCCGCCGGGCGCCGACTCAACACAGCGGCAGAGGCCCGCCCCCGGGTACCAGCAACTTCCTTGGGTGGTTTCTGGTgggtgcagagcagggtgtggcCGGGGTGAGtggggcctgcagcagggagaggaggctggCCCGGGTCCTGAGCCCCCCTAGGGACCtctctgctggtggcatctgactcctATGATGAAAACCAACAGCGGGATCGCCATGGAGGAGAATTTGTCATTAGCTTGGACacatgctggggcggggggatcaCAAATACCACGGCTTTCATTTATTATAGCGCAAGCTACTGCGCTGTACTTGGCATCCATGTCTGGTAGGTGCACGTCGAAAACATCCAGAACGCTCAGGAAATGGTATTTTATCATTAACAGCTCGATGAACTGTGATCGCCCGAAGATTTTTATTTCAGTCGGTCTCTGCTGGGCTCTTCCATGTTCTCTCACACCCACCCAAGCCCCGCCACGGAGCAGACTCGCTTCTGGGGAGAGAGAGCCAGGCACGGCCAGGCACTGGCTGCTCAAAAGGAAAGCTTCTTTTTCCAAGAGTGACTGTGCTTCCTGCACAGAGCTCCCACTCCCCATCTGGCCCGGAGAGCAACGAACCAAACTCAACTCCTGTCTTCTCTGGTGGTGCCAGGTGCTGCCCCATGAGCACTGGGCTGGCTTAGGTTCATCTGAAGGGTTCTTTTCTCAGGCTACACTCCAAGCGGCCAATGGTCTGTGGGTCCCCCACTTGGAGCAATGCTGAATCTTTGCACGCTGCAGGGGATGTGACACCAACACTGACCAGCATCTGTGAACCCTCGACCCACATGATCCATTCACGCCGAACACAGAAAACAACCATTCCATTGTGTAATGCACCAGTGCttcttcctgctgcctccttcATTCACGCCCAGAAACCTGGATCCTCTTGTTAACATGCTTCTGACTGTACCTGTCTCCTCCTTCCCACCAGAACTGATTTGCGGTATTAGAAGCAAAGGCGGGGACAAAATCTCCCTTTCACCAAAAGATTATCCCATGAAATGGCCATGAAGATAAAAGAAACGCAAGTCCACCTCTTTCCAGCCCGATCACTGGCAAAGGCACTTCCTTCAGGGGGCTGAGGCCAGCCACAGACTGAGCTGTTCCGAACACTTGATGTAAGGCAAGCTTTCCACCGTGAACCTGTGCACGCTTCCCACCGCACGACCCTTTTCCCCGCTCACTCCCTTTCACCCCTTCAGACATACAGGCGTTGGGAACCAAGCAAAGACAAGAGACGCTCAGGGGCTTTCCTAAAAGAAGTTAAAGCGGAATTCCTCTTGGCAAGTGGGGAATACGAACGAGCTTGTGCCAGAGGCCTGGGAGGGCTCTGCACGGCTGGGAGGGTGAGAAGGGGATCCAGCAGCGCTTGGGCTTTTCCGGGAAGCCTCTGAACGCCTCCTGAAGATGTGGCTGCTCCTTCTGCGGGCGTTCTCCCGCACCTCCGTGACCTCAGCAGACTTGGCAGCTtccagaggggaagagaaagacagaaagaaaaccATGAAGGCTTCTCAGGCACCAGAATCCCATTCTCTAGGGCAGCCAGGCCACGGAGGGATCAATACTCCTGCTCCCTTTTGTCAGGCCTGGCCCTTGCGTCAGCCTGCCTCTTACCTGCCTGCATGAGCTTCagctgcttctgcctctcctcctccatctTCTTCCTGTAGTCTCCGAACATGGCTCGCATGACCTGGCGCTTCTTCGCCAGCACGGCCTTGTCACTGCGCAGGGTCTTGATGGCACGGTAAGCTTCTTCAGCTGAAGCATTGCAAAAGGGAGAcaagcgcgcgcacacacacgcacacgcacacacacacacaaagtaaacGTCTTGCTTTGCTCTTtccctgcacccctgctcctgcctcccttcccctccctcccccccctggtTTACTCACTCACTCACCCTGCTTTGGAGTAGATTTGTGTGTCCTCAGGCCAAGCTCCAGCTGTTCCACACACCAGTCCACTTCTCTCCACAGCTGTTCATCTGACTGCTGCATAAAACAGAACACGGGAGAGGAGGGAAATAAACAGGCCAAAAATGAAAGCCGTGCCCACCTGGGGGCCCGACGCCTCTGCGACAGGGAAAGGACGGTGGGGCTTTTTGCCTCAGGCTGGTCTGGGGCAGTAGTTGCTGAGATTCATCTTCGGAGGTGAGTTTGTgggtctcagtccagttcctagtGGACAGCTGCCCACCTCACACAAACCCTGCAGCTGCCTCTCAGCCGAGAGCCCGACAACTGAACGGCCACAGACAATGACGCCTCCTCCCTCACACTCTGGGGCACAGACGCTGAGTGAGGGAGGAAACTCACACGGCAACTTCTTGTGTTGCAGCCTTCACGTTCCAGAGCTGCCAGCGTGGGACCACTCAGGACACCTCAATTCActgacattttaaagaaaaacgtAACGGAGACTAGAGACTTCAGCGCAGCATTAGCTGATGGCCAGGCGGACTTGAACGATCCCTTAACACAGGACTCACAGCGGTTGGTACCTTCAACCTCTTTCTGTGCCATGAACAACCTAGGGACAGGCACTGGGACACAGGAGGCCTCCAGGactctgttcctggctctagTCTTGGTCTTAGCCAGTTCAGTGACCCTCTCTGCACCTCAATCCCACCGTTGGTGCAGTGGGGTGCTGCAAGGCCTCGTTCTGTGTCTGCAAAGTGCTCCCAGGCGCCCAGGCATGGCTCTAGGGAAGGGCAAAGCAACATCAACTTGAGCCACCGAGTCCACCCCCACTGGTTAGGTTTCCGGCCACAATGAAACCCTAATGGGCTAAGCTGCATAAAACAGAACAGGGTTCAGATCCGGTCCCACCCGTGCCCCCCCCCAGAGTTAGACCCCCCCCCGCATACATTCCaagggcagcctgcagcctgcacagTGAGTTAGGTTTGTTTATTAGCCAGGAATCCATTTTCGTACCTGCGAGGTCTTGTCCGTGTCTTCACAACCACTGGCTCCCACCTTCACCTTCCTGTTGACCTCAGCTTCTGCCATCTCCTTCTTACTATTGGAcggcttcttcttcttcttcttcttcttcttgggtgctccagctgctgctgccttcccTGCTCCCACCTCATCGACAGGGGCAAGCTCTGGTTTTTGGGTCTCGGAAATGGGGATCTCTTTCCCTGATCCTCCACCCACACTGCCCATGGCCTCAGGCTTAGCAGGGTCTAACAAAGTTGAATGCTTCATTGGTCCTGCAGATGATATGTCACCTGATCTCATGTCTTCTGCTAGACTCTCCACTCTTTGGACTGGAACAACACATGGCATCATGGGGCCGTCTTTATCCGGGATGACAAAATTGAAAGCAAACTTGGGCTCTTGTCCAGGGGTGGATAAGTTCAACCCTCCACTCCAACCTTCCAGTTTTGAGGAACGTGCACGGGTGGGCCTCTGTTCGGAGCCACCTACCCCCTGGCCCTCTTCCAAAGTTGCGTCGGTTGCTTGTGGATCCCTCTCAGAAAGTGCAAAGTTGAACTGGAAGCTGTTATCAGATGGCGCAAACCAGTTAATTATTGATTCAGAGGTCTGTCCAGATCGCTTCCGATACACCACGCTCCCTGAAGCCTGCGCATTCCCTTGCTGTATCTGCGCTTTCCCAGGTTTCATGGCTAGAGAGAAGAGGAAGATTTGCATCTCTATCAATTctctgatttcttcccatgctggtGCCACATTTAGAACCATTCACTTCTGTAAGAAACACCCAGCCCGTGTGTATGCAGAATGCGATCGTGAGCTTTGGTTCTGCTATTTCACTGGCACCAGCAAGGGACTGCGGGTTCAGCAGAGCTAGCTCGGTCTCCACTGCCACATGGGACTGCCGCACACACAGAGAGACTGGGGGACACACTCCCCCACGGATCCCATCCGCCCTGCTCAGGGCCACGGTAGGCCTTATTCCCGCTGCCGCTAATAGCACTTCCCACATTACGCACTTCTCCTTAACACTGGGCCCCACCCCACAGCGACGCCACAAAGTTTCAGTCTTTACTTCAGCCCTGGGCTAACACGTGCTTCCAGGCCCCTGCACCCGAACGGCTTCTGACTGGCCCTGTAAAGAacagggcggggggagaagggttaCTCCTCATGGGAATGACTGGATGAGAAGCTTCAAGAAAGACCATTTGCTAACACCTGGACACCACATCAGAGGAACCAGCCTCACCTGCCTTCTCCACCCTCTTCCGCTCCTCGGCCATCTTCAGTCGGTAATCCCCGAACACGTGGCTCATCACCTGCCGCTTCTTCACAAAGGGAGCCTTGTGGGAGCGCAGGATCCTGAGGACGCGCTGCGTCTCCTCTGCTGCGTTCCACAAGCCGACCGACACAAAGAGAACAAACACATCACAGCGGGTCCCACACGCTACTTAGAGCAGAGCAAGGTCTCCAAGTGCCCAGTTGCTACTCTCTGGCTGCACGAAGACTGGAACGGCTGCCGGTCGCGGCCCTGGGACACCACCTACAGAATTAGCCCCTTCTCAGTGGCTTCAGGCTCTGTACAAATGGACGCAACACCATGCGATGCTTCCGGGGGAGGAAGCGAATTCCTATGTGCTCGTTGTTACTGCACACATCTCTATCCCACCTGTCCTTGGCAGGTGGCTCTATCTTCAGGGTACTTGTGTGACCAACAACACACGGAGCAATGCTCTCCTACAGAAAAGGCACAGCTCATGCTTCTGCATAAGCCAGTGGCTGCAGGGTCCAGGAAGGAATTTTGGATCCTCATGTGCACCATGACACACTCAGCCAGATGCCTCACAAAGTGGTCTCTGCCGGGGGCATGATATTGGGCACGGTGCTTGTCCTGAATAGCTGGGAATCGGGATGGGCACAGTTCCACTCCCGAAGTGTCCCTGAATACTCCTGAAGCCAGGATTCTAATGGGCAGCAAAGTTTCTCTTTGACATGATTTCCTCTTTTCCCAGGTGTGACAGGCTGGGGAAGGGTTAACCCTCCTTTGGGGCTGAGGAAGCCacgccctactgggcatgcttcaGACGTGTACGCTCAGCTCAGCTGGGGCTGGCCATCAGGGAGGAGGGCTCCATGCCGCTGGCTCCAGCCAAGGGTCAGCTGAAGCTGGAGACGCTGCGAGCCAGGCAGGTGCCGAGAGCCAGGGAGGCCCTGCAGAGCTTGTGGTGGCTGCGGAACGCCCAGGGTGCAGCAATGGGAACGACAGcacaaagcagggctggggcactgcGGCAGAGGCGTGGTTAGTGAACTGGAATTTTGAGTCAGCGTGATTTGGACAGAACCTCACCACCTGGGCTGCCACGCCCTTTCCCGTGCATGGGGGCTCCCTTCCCAACTGAGACCACTCTGCCACTAGACCTTACTGCCCGCTACGAGGAGTGCATCTatggactctggccactaggcctcaCAGCCCTGACAACGGAGGCAAAGCTACTGTCTCTGGCTATTGAGCCACACTGCCCAGCTATTCAGGACAAGCACAACTGAAGAGAGGTGGGAGCACTGGGCTCTGCATTGGATGGGTCTCCCTCACCCTTGTCACACGGGCAACGAGGAACATGCTTAAAAAATAAAGCGACACCTATTTGAGGGGCATCCCTGTTGATCTGCGCAGCGGCAGCCACTGGACAGTGCAGGACTGCATCTCAGCTGAAGCATCAGCGGCAGAGTAAGAGTGATTGAAGCCCCCTGAGGGGTGAAACCGCTGTTGGAGCTGCAAGGCCTTGCAGAAAGCCTGAAGGAGAGGGTCGAAACATACGCGGAGGGGCACGGctaaggggaagggaggaatgaggcagagGGGCTAAAAGGCCAATGAGGAGAGAAGAAACAATGCACGAGGAAGGAAAGCCCAGCTCACAGGAGTAAGTGAGGTGAGGCAGATAGAGTCTAAAGTGGAACAGACGTTAAATAAGGCCCAAAGGTTTCGCTACATTTCAAATTTAGAAGGAATCTCAATTACGATTCAATAGACAGAGCTATTAGAATGGCTTCTGGGTGAACTAAACCAGCACAGAGCTTAGACTTTAGGCAGAAAACGTGAGCGGGGCAACGTACCTTGTTCTGGGGTTGGACCGAGACGCAGGAGGCCTGTTTCCAGCTGCAAAATACACCACTCCAGCTCATCGCGGAATGTCCCTTGGGGAGCCTGGAATATCGGGAAGGGCACACCTAGTTATTCCTGAAGTGAGGGGTGCAGGTGCACCAACCTCACACCCTTCCAGTGGACCCCATAAATGGTTGTTCTAAAACGCTCTGGCCTGAGCTACGATAAGAGGGTCACAATGGTTCCATCTGGCCTTCAATATCCGGAACGCTGCACGTCAGTTGCAGAGCAATGGAGGATAAAAGGACTATGGGCCTGTATTAATCCAGGCTCAAtggtggggtggtggtggtggtttgtgGTTAAGTTGTTTGACGCCTATTGATGAGGCCGCTAGATCATAGAAGTTAGTGACAGAAAAGATGTGTCAGCTGACTGTCATGCAGTGCATTTCCATGCGGTGAGGACTTTCCCAGTTTGATGCCCTATTTAATTTAAAGGTCCTACGTAATGGGGTTCCCACCAATCATCTTTGCAAAACAGTCTCCAGCCTAACAGATCTCTCAGTTAGGAGATTATCTCCTTTGTAATAACTTGTACCCCATCCCCACCCAACCTCTCTTGGTTGCATTACCTCATCTGTTTCTGATACAATAGAAAGGCTGGGTAtgtcaaacaaaaccaaacagatACACCTGAACATACATAAATGAGCTACACTGAACAAGCAGAGCACTCCCAAATCCCAAAAGAGGGGCAAGGTTTTCAAAACTGACTGATCATTTTGGGGGCTCAACCTGAGGTACCTCTAGGGGCCCTGAATTCAAGAGGGTGGGAACCCATCACTGTCTGAAAATCAGACCTCTTTAAGGTGTCTCAAGTTGGGCTCACAAAATCACTAGTTAGGTTTAAAACTCTGGCCCGGATTCTTCCTTCATTCCTACCAGAGTGATAAATCTTAGGGCTGACGCTACGTGATTTCCAAGCTTTCACACGATCACAGAGGCTTAGGCTTGGAAGAGACCTTGGGAACTCACCTAGTCCAACCCCGCGCTCAAAGCAGGCCCATGCCCAATTAATAAATTCCTCAAGATTATACCATAGGGAAAAgctgaaatgaaaataatttgtgTAGGTTTAAAGGTGCTAGTTTAAAGAAGAATTGGAAATGATCTTGGTCCCTCTTTAATTTTCTGAAAGATTTTGAATTAGTTTCATTTTGCAATCACCACCTTTTTACCTGtaagtgggcaggggctggactcgatgacttccggAGGTCTCGTCctgccctaggagtctatgatacCTGAATGTCCTATTGGCAGCCAAGTACTGACCTTTGAAGAATCTGTTCCATTGCATTTATCACCACAAACACAagagagcttttaaaaaagccctgACAACACATCAAGCGATGGACACACAGCAGGCCTGCTCATGTGGTGAACGGGGGGAGCTTTAAGGAGGCAAGACAATGCATGGCAACCTCTGCACAGGGCAGCAGGAAGACACCTTGAAAGATCAGGGCAGTGGCAGCCTTAGTTGTATCAATCAACTTGCATGCGGAAAGCAGAGGAGAGTGCACCGAGCGATTACCTCTTCCATTAGGACAGCTGCCTGGCTGAGGCTCAGCTCTGGAATCCTACCTGGCTCCTACGACCTAGAAGCATGAGACAATGAGTGAGCGCGCATCAAAGCCGACACTGGAAGCGCCCACGGGAACGCTTCCAAGTAACATCTCGGGGGTGAAAGGAGCATGGCCGCTCTGCCtcagagctcttttggaaagcTCCTTCCTGTGGGTGAT
The nucleotide sequence above comes from Pelodiscus sinensis isolate JC-2024 chromosome 16, ASM4963464v1, whole genome shotgun sequence. Encoded proteins:
- the C16H8orf33 gene encoding UPF0488 protein C8orf33 homolog isoform X2, with translation MEEAPQGTFRDELEWCILQLETGLLRLGPTPEQEETQRVLRILRSHKAPFVKKRQVMSHVFGDYRLKMAEERKRVEKAAMKPGKAQIQQGNAQASGSVVYRKRSGQTSESIINWFAPSDNSFQFNFALSERDPQATDATLEEGQGVGGSEQRPTRARSSKLEGWSGGLNLSTPGQEPKFAFNFVIPDKDGPMMPCVVPVQRVESLAEDMRSGDISSAGPMKHSTLLDPAKPEAMGSVGGGSGKEIPISETQKPELAPVDEVGAGKAAAAGAPKKKKKKKKKPSNSKKEMAEAEVNRKVKVGASGCEDTDKTSQQSDEQLWREVDWCVEQLELGLRTHKSTPKQAEEAYRAIKTLRSDKAVLAKKRQVMRAMFGDYRKKMEEERQKQLKLMQAAAKSAEVTEVRENARRRSSHIFRRRSEASRKSPSAAGSPSHPPSRAEPSQASGTSSFVFPTCQEEFRFNFF
- the C16H8orf33 gene encoding UPF0488 protein C8orf33 homolog isoform X1, encoding MEEAPQGTFRDELEWCILQLETGLLRLGPTPEQAEETQRVLRILRSHKAPFVKKRQVMSHVFGDYRLKMAEERKRVEKAAMKPGKAQIQQGNAQASGSVVYRKRSGQTSESIINWFAPSDNSFQFNFALSERDPQATDATLEEGQGVGGSEQRPTRARSSKLEGWSGGLNLSTPGQEPKFAFNFVIPDKDGPMMPCVVPVQRVESLAEDMRSGDISSAGPMKHSTLLDPAKPEAMGSVGGGSGKEIPISETQKPELAPVDEVGAGKAAAAGAPKKKKKKKKKPSNSKKEMAEAEVNRKVKVGASGCEDTDKTSQQSDEQLWREVDWCVEQLELGLRTHKSTPKQAEEAYRAIKTLRSDKAVLAKKRQVMRAMFGDYRKKMEEERQKQLKLMQAAAKSAEVTEVRENARRRSSHIFRRRSEASRKSPSAAGSPSHPPSRAEPSQASGTSSFVFPTCQEEFRFNFF